In Spinacia oleracea cultivar Varoflay chromosome 5, BTI_SOV_V1, whole genome shotgun sequence, a single window of DNA contains:
- the LOC130461507 gene encoding uncharacterized protein, producing MLTLGHDIKLFQGIKLARQTLKVIHLFFADDAMLFLRSIENSCTHISGILDRFYRISGQQLNLAQSFIKFSPDTFLPQQQFLKKILRMPHVVELIGSWNGFLLSQAQKLVLINYVLVATVSHVMMSLEIPGSVANKIDSMIATFFWAKQGQKGWGGCTLKIGNGSNFIDSKEKWVHGRIHVFASHIRLSDARLWKVSHFIQSPKLRWNAARVRNSFEHKDANDILFVELSSCPSPDLLYWENHSTSNFTIKSGYDFLREMDIHQQPLSRLQ from the exons ATGCTGACTTTAGGTCATGATATTAAGTTATTTCAAGGTATTAAGCTGGCTAGGCAGACTCTAAAGGTTATACATTTGTTCTTTGCAGATGACGCTATGCTTTTCTTACGTTCAATAGAGAATTCATGTACTCACATTAGTGGTATTCTAGACCGTTTCTACAGAATTTCAGGGCAACAATTGAATCTTGCTCAATCCTTTATCAAGTTTAGTCCGGATACTTTTCTTCCACAACAGCAATTCTTGAAGAAAATTTTGCGGATGCCTCAC GTTGTTGAATTGATTGGTTCTTGGAATGGTTTTTTGTTGTCCCAAGCGCAAAAACTTGTTCTGATTAATTATGTTCTTGTTGCTACGGTCTCTCATGTAATGATGAGTTTGGAAATTCCTGGATCAGTTGCAAATAAGATCGATTCAATGATTGCGACTTTCTTCTGGGCTAAACAAGGTCAAAAGGGATGGGGG gGGTGTACTTTGAAGATTGGGAATGGGAGTAATTTTATTGATTCGAAGGAAAAATGGGTTCATGGTAGGATTCATGTGTTTGCTTCTCATATACGTTTGTCGGATGCGAGGTTATGGAAAGTTAGTCATTTTATTCAGAGTCCAAAACTTCGATGGAATGCTGCTCGTGTTAGAAATTCATTTGAACATAAGGATGCTAATGACATTCTTTTTGTTGAGTTGTCTTCCTGTCCTTCACCGGATCTATTATACTGGGAAAACCATTCCACTAGTAATTTTACGATCAAGTCTGGTTATGATTTTCTTCGGGAAATGGACATACATCAACAACCACTGAGTAGATTGCAATAG